One segment of Thermodesulfobacteriota bacterium DNA contains the following:
- a CDS encoding RNA polymerase factor sigma-32: protein MPADPEGGHLPAVAPTGLHRYLREISQYPLLSREDTEALAIRFHEQRDPEAAYALVTANLRLVVKVAMDFQKYWMQNFLDLIQEGNVGLVQAVKKFDPYRGVKFSYYAAYWIRAYILKFIMDNWRLVKVGTTQAQRKLFFSLNKERRLLEGQGFKPETKLLAERLQVKESEVIEMSQRMDHWDVSLEAPVREGSDDEQKAFLPQGGPGVEEAVADREASEQLQAVLARFRDRLNPKELAIIHDRLLTDEPRTLQDIADQFGISRERVRQIESNLLKKLRTFLEAELPDVRDFLDVPAGRL from the coding sequence GTGCCGGCGGACCCCGAAGGCGGGCATCTGCCGGCGGTGGCCCCCACCGGCCTCCACCGCTACCTGCGGGAGATCAGCCAATACCCCCTCCTCTCCCGGGAAGATACCGAGGCCCTGGCCATCCGCTTCCACGAGCAGCGGGACCCGGAGGCGGCCTATGCCCTGGTGACCGCCAACCTGCGGCTGGTGGTCAAGGTGGCCATGGATTTCCAGAAGTACTGGATGCAGAACTTCCTTGATCTGATCCAGGAAGGCAACGTCGGTCTGGTGCAGGCGGTGAAGAAGTTCGATCCTTACCGGGGCGTCAAGTTCTCCTATTACGCCGCCTATTGGATCCGGGCCTACATCCTCAAGTTCATCATGGACAACTGGCGCCTGGTCAAGGTCGGCACCACCCAGGCCCAGCGCAAGCTCTTCTTCAGCCTCAACAAGGAGCGCCGGCTCCTGGAGGGCCAGGGCTTCAAGCCGGAGACCAAGCTCCTGGCCGAGCGGCTGCAGGTCAAGGAGAGCGAGGTCATCGAGATGAGCCAGCGCATGGACCACTGGGATGTCTCCCTGGAGGCACCGGTCCGGGAGGGCTCCGATGACGAGCAGAAGGCCTTTCTGCCCCAGGGCGGGCCGGGTGTCGAGGAGGCGGTGGCCGATCGGGAGGCCAGCGAGCAGCTGCAAGCTGTCCTGGCTCGCTTCCGCGACCGCCTCAACCCCAAAGAGCTGGCCATCATCCACGATCGGCTCCTCACCGACGAGCCCCGCACCCTGCAGGACATCGCCGACCAGTTCGGCATCTCCCGGGAGCGGGTGCGCCAGATCGAAAGCAATCTCCTGAAGAAGCTCCGCACCTTTCTCGAGGCCGAGCTGCCGGACGTCCGGGACTTCCTGGACGTGCCCGCCGGCCGTCTCTGA